A genomic segment from Stenotrophomonas maltophilia encodes:
- a CDS encoding TonB-dependent receptor plug domain-containing protein: MKLKSSQLRDAVVIALVAGATTATAHAQEATNLDRIEVTGSRIRQVDTETAQPVLSISRAAIEKSGFKTVADVLQNIAAAGSPAISRSEPLSSGEAVGGFYIDLRNLGAERTLVLVDGKRLGASVSGLQDVSQIPSAIVERIDVLKDGASSIYGSDAIAGVINIITRKNFQGLEANAYIGQYGEGDGQKTSYDFVAGFTGDRGSITIGAEYAEEKEVWAKDRWFSRYPRTTFHPAQNWSPVSQWGTIIDPDTDDWLVLNRGGDYRDVNQYHDQDFDGITGDTSNSNTQMHLLTPTKRRSVFANVQYDLTDNIRFVSDLLYTRRESQAQVAGYPLQSASYERLGAKWDADSYYNPFGKDMGFMRRGWEVPRLSTNKLTTFRFTGALQGSFQFNDKYFDWEAGYIYQNSENQQSQTGNYNVLAVNAATGPSFFNPATGRVECGTAAGLVDGSNPIYGPGAGGCLPWNPAIPYGRTGDGGLTGNPDLQQFLFPTTKNTGEVTTKTYYANIAGSLFTLPAGDLGFALGYEYREDKGSYNPDALSQTGYSTDLAAGPTGGGYNVNEVYLELNVPILADLPGAKELSFNAATRYSKYNTFGNTTNNKFGLKWKPIDQLLVRATYAEGFRAPTIDNLYGGSSQTFAYFTDPCDTSFGSTDQPGVAARCAAAIGPTSGTFRQLRQGYVPASGPDEQTPDPFNAVSNPDLTPEKSKSKTVGLVWSPTFAQGLNMSLDWWNIKITNTIVVDSPDDQLNDCYVLGIAERCNSFTRDPNRHNVTNLTYAPRNAGYQETEGFDFDVAYRFETDSWGTFNANLQNSYVTKNVLKTTNAQQVPVSILNGFGSNFRLRSNLVLGWERGDWGVTWGTRYFSSVKERCYYSDECSLPDFGSPDPVRDQPMNKRGSTMFHDVQVSWNAPWNATIAVGARNVFDHYGPQMYSAPNSQFSYYGGYDIGRFMYMQYKQKF, encoded by the coding sequence ATGAAACTCAAGTCCAGCCAGCTGCGTGACGCAGTTGTGATCGCGCTTGTCGCCGGTGCCACCACCGCGACGGCCCACGCCCAGGAAGCCACCAACCTCGACCGTATCGAGGTCACCGGTTCGCGCATCCGTCAGGTCGATACCGAAACCGCCCAGCCCGTTCTGAGCATCAGCCGCGCTGCGATCGAGAAGAGCGGCTTCAAGACGGTTGCCGACGTCCTGCAGAACATCGCAGCCGCGGGCAGCCCGGCCATCAGCCGTTCCGAGCCGCTGTCCTCCGGTGAAGCCGTCGGTGGCTTCTACATCGACCTGCGCAACCTCGGTGCCGAGCGCACCCTGGTGCTGGTTGACGGCAAGCGCCTCGGCGCCAGCGTCAGCGGCCTGCAGGACGTGTCGCAGATTCCGTCGGCCATCGTCGAGCGCATCGACGTGCTGAAGGACGGCGCCTCGTCGATCTACGGCTCCGACGCGATCGCCGGCGTGATCAACATCATCACCCGCAAGAACTTCCAGGGCCTGGAAGCCAACGCCTACATCGGCCAGTACGGCGAAGGCGACGGCCAGAAGACCAGCTACGACTTCGTGGCCGGCTTCACCGGTGACCGTGGTTCGATCACCATCGGCGCCGAATACGCCGAAGAAAAGGAAGTGTGGGCCAAGGACCGCTGGTTCAGCCGTTATCCGCGCACCACCTTCCACCCGGCCCAGAACTGGAGCCCGGTCAGCCAGTGGGGCACCATCATCGATCCGGATACCGATGACTGGCTGGTGCTGAACCGCGGTGGCGACTACCGCGACGTCAACCAGTACCACGATCAGGACTTCGACGGCATCACCGGTGACACCAGCAACTCCAACACGCAGATGCACCTGCTGACGCCGACCAAGCGTCGCTCGGTGTTCGCCAACGTCCAGTACGACCTGACCGACAACATCCGCTTCGTCTCCGACCTGCTGTACACCCGTCGTGAGTCGCAGGCCCAGGTCGCAGGCTATCCGTTGCAGTCCGCGTCGTATGAGCGCCTGGGTGCCAAGTGGGATGCCGACAGCTACTACAACCCCTTCGGCAAGGACATGGGCTTCATGCGCCGTGGCTGGGAAGTGCCGCGCCTGTCGACCAACAAGCTGACCACCTTCCGCTTCACCGGCGCCCTGCAGGGCAGCTTCCAGTTCAATGACAAGTACTTCGACTGGGAAGCCGGCTACATCTACCAGAACTCTGAGAACCAGCAGAGCCAGACCGGCAACTACAACGTGCTGGCGGTCAATGCGGCCACCGGTCCGTCGTTCTTCAACCCGGCCACCGGCCGCGTCGAGTGCGGCACGGCAGCAGGCCTGGTCGATGGCTCCAACCCGATCTATGGCCCGGGCGCCGGCGGCTGCCTGCCGTGGAACCCGGCCATTCCGTACGGCCGTACCGGTGACGGTGGCCTGACCGGCAACCCGGATCTGCAGCAGTTCCTGTTCCCGACCACCAAGAACACCGGTGAAGTCACCACCAAGACCTACTACGCGAACATCGCCGGCAGCCTGTTCACCCTGCCCGCCGGCGACCTGGGCTTCGCGCTGGGTTACGAGTACCGCGAAGACAAGGGTTCGTACAATCCGGACGCCCTGTCGCAGACCGGCTACTCGACCGACCTGGCCGCCGGCCCGACCGGTGGCGGCTACAACGTCAACGAAGTCTATCTGGAGCTGAATGTTCCGATCCTGGCCGACCTGCCGGGTGCCAAGGAACTGAGCTTCAACGCCGCCACGCGTTACTCGAAGTACAACACCTTCGGCAACACCACCAACAACAAGTTCGGCCTGAAGTGGAAGCCGATCGACCAGCTGCTGGTGCGTGCGACCTACGCCGAAGGCTTCCGTGCGCCGACCATCGACAATCTGTACGGTGGCAGCTCGCAGACCTTCGCGTACTTCACCGATCCGTGCGATACCTCGTTCGGCTCAACTGATCAGCCGGGCGTCGCCGCCCGTTGTGCCGCGGCCATCGGCCCGACCTCCGGCACCTTCCGCCAGCTGCGCCAGGGCTACGTGCCGGCCAGCGGTCCGGATGAGCAGACGCCGGATCCGTTCAACGCCGTCTCCAACCCCGACCTGACCCCGGAAAAGTCCAAGTCCAAGACCGTTGGCCTGGTGTGGAGCCCGACCTTCGCCCAGGGCCTGAACATGAGCCTGGACTGGTGGAACATCAAGATCACCAACACCATCGTTGTTGACAGCCCGGATGACCAGCTGAACGACTGCTACGTGCTCGGCATCGCCGAGCGCTGCAACTCGTTCACCCGTGATCCGAACCGTCACAACGTGACCAACCTGACCTACGCTCCGCGTAATGCCGGTTACCAGGAAACCGAAGGCTTCGACTTCGACGTGGCGTACCGCTTCGAGACCGACAGCTGGGGTACCTTCAACGCCAACCTGCAGAACAGCTACGTCACCAAGAACGTGCTGAAGACCACCAATGCGCAGCAGGTGCCGGTGTCGATCCTCAACGGCTTCGGCAGCAACTTCCGCCTGCGTTCGAACCTGGTGCTTGGCTGGGAGCGTGGCGACTGGGGCGTGACCTGGGGCACCCGTTACTTCTCCAGCGTCAAGGAGCGTTGCTACTACAGTGACGAGTGCAGCCTGCCGGACTTCGGTTCGCCGGATCCGGTGCGCGACCAGCCGATGAACAAGCGTGGTTCGACCATGTTCCACGACGTCCAGGTCTCCTGGAACGCACCGTGGAATGCGACCATCGCCGTCGGTGCGCGTAACGTGTTCGACCACTACGGTCCGCAGATGTACTCGGCACCGAACTCGCAGTTCTCCTACTACGGTGGCTACGACATCGGTCGCTTCATGTACATGCAGTACAAGCAGAAGTTCTGA